The Skermanella rosea sequence GCCACCTCTCGACGCTCTACTGGCTGGGCCTGATGCCCGGCGACATCCACCTGAACATCAGCTCGCCCGGCTGGGCCAAGCACGCCTGGAGCAACTTCTTCGCTCCCTGGAACGCCGGGGCGGCGGTCTTCGTCTACACCTATAAGCGCTTCTCGGCGCCCGACATGCTGTCGGTGATCGCGCGCTGCGGCGTCACTACCCTGTGCGCGCCGCCGACGGTGTGGCGCCTGTTCATCCAGGAGGACCTGAAGGCCTATCCGGTCAAGCTGCGCGACCTGATCGGCGCCGGCGAGCCGCTCAACCCCGAGGTGATCGACACCGTGCGCGAGGCCTGGGGCATCACGATCCGCGACGGCTACGGCCAGACCGAGACGACGGCCCAGATCGCCAACCCGCCGGGCCAGCCGGTCAAGCCCGGCTCCATGGGCCGTCCGCTGCCGGGATACGTGGTGAAGCTGCTCGACGCCGACGGGATGGAGCGGCCCGAAGGCCAGATCTGCCTGATGCTCGACCGCCGGCCGGTCGGGCTGATGACCGGCTACCGCGACGATGCCGCCCGGACGGAGGAGATCATGGCCGGCGGCTACTACCGCACCGGCGACGTCGCGATGAAGGACGAGGACGGCTACCTGACCTATGTCGGCCGGGCCGACGACGTGTTCAAAGCCTCCGACTACCGGATCAGCCCCTTCGAGCTGGAGAGCGCGCTGATCGAGCACGAGGCGGTGGCCGAGGCCGCCGTGGTGCCGAGCCCCGATCCCCTGCGGCTGGCCGTTCCCAAGGCCTACCTGGTACTGGCCGCGGGCTGGCAGCCCGACCGGGAGACCGCGCTGGCGATCTTCCGCCATGTCCGCCGGCATCTGGCGCCCTACAAGCGGGTGCGCCGGATCGAGTTCGCCGACCTGCCCAAGACCATCTCCGGCAAGATCCGCCGAGTCGAGCTGCGCCGGGCGGAGGAGGGAAGGCCGGGCGGCGCCGGACGGAGCCCGCTGGAGTTCTGGGAAGAGGATTTCCCGGAGCTGAAGGAACAGCCCTGACGGGCCGGAGCGGCAAAGGGCGGGAGTGCCGGACCGTGCGGCCCGGCACTCCCGCCCTCAATCTCCGACTCCGGATCAGAAGTCCAGGCGGGTGCCCACGACGAAGACGTAGCCTTCGTTGCTGAAGGTCGGGCCGGCGGTGGCCGGGCGGACATCCTCGTCGACGAACATCAGGTCGGACTGCACGACGAGGCCCGGCGCCAGGGTATAGGCGACGCCGACGCCGTACGACTTGTAGTCGCTGGCATAGGTCGAGGAGTCTCCCTTGTAGCCTTCGGCATCCATGTAGCTGGCGCCCACCGCGATCGGGCCGGCGGTGTAGCTCACGCCGATATGCCACACGGACTGGTCGTTCTCGACGGCGCCGGTGGGGACGTTGAAATCGTCGGCTTCCACATAGCCGCCGCCCAGGACGAAGCCGGCATAGCCGACCTGGCCGCCGACGTTCCAAGCGGTGAAGTCCTCCAGGGTCCCGATGACGGGGTTGCCCTGGCCCGAGGCGGTCGAGATCGTGGCGCCGGCCGCGACCGAGAAGCCCGCGAACTCGCCGGTGTAGTTGATGCCGCCTTCGATCCAGTCCTTGTAGCTCAGGTTCACATCTTCCAGGGCGACCACGTTCTGGCCCTGGCTGTCGCTCTCCGGCGCATAGCTGACGCCGGCCTGGAAGCCCGCGAACCGCGGGGTCAGGTACATGACCTTGGTCGCGTCGCTGGAGTTCGGGATGTGGATGCCGAACGCGATCTGCGAGCCGAGGGAGAGGCCGGTATCCGACTCCGCTCCGAGGAAATCGTAGGCGTCGCCGTCGACCTGCTCGATGCCGATCACCGGGGCATAGATCTTCAGGGTATCGGCGGCGCCGTCGAAGTCGCCGAGTTCGAGCCGGCCCCAGGTGCCGCCGAGATAGACCGACGCCTCGTCGGTGCCGACGCTGGTGGAGCTGCCGCCGGTGCTGTTCTGCAGCTCGACCTTGGCGCCGTACAGCAGGCCGTTGTCGGCCTTGCCGTCGGCGCGGATGACGATCTCGGTCTCGAGCTGGAACTCACGGTCGGTGCGGCCCGGCGCGTCGTCTTCGTAGAAGCCGGCGAAGAACTCCGTATAGCCGCCAAGGCTGACCGTGATCTGGGCTTGTGCAACCGACGCGAACAGCATGCCGCTTGCCAACGCCGTTCCAGTGAGAAGGATCCGCTTCATAAGTCTGCCCCGTTCGAAGTTTGTTATCCCGGTGCGGTCATTGAGTTCATTAGTGCCGCATCGGTCGCCTTATTGATGCGCAAACGCGACAAATCCAAAAGCCGGTTTCTCTGTGACTTAGCAAAATTGCACCCTTCAGTGCTCATTAGGTAACATCATCCGGAATGTCTATATTCATTTATGCGAAATTCTCTTCTTTTTCCCCGAAAGTGGTAATTGACTTAGCTGAGTTTACGCTTGCAGCACTTCGGGACTGCGGCATCGCGACGGTATCGGCGGGTTTGACAGCGCCCCCGGCGCGACCCCATATTCCGGCAAACAGGATCGATCGGAACCATGCACCGCTTCGCCAATCCCGCACGCTTTCTCCGCCTCTCCGGCGTCGTTCTGCCGTGGGTGGCGGGTGCCACCGTCGTGCTGACGATCGTCGGGCTCTATCTGGCGCTGTTCGCCTCGCCGCCCGATTACCAGCAGGGCGAAACGGTCCGGATCATGTACATCCATGTCCCGGCCGCCTGGATGGCGCTGTTCGTCTACACCAACATGGCGATCGCGGCGGCCGTCGGCCTGGTCTGGAAACATCCGCTGGCCGACCTGTTCAGCAAGGCCGCCGCCCCCGTCGGGGCCGGCTTCACGGCGGTCTGCCTGATCACGGGCAGCCTGTGGGGCGAGCCGATGTGGGGCACTTGGTGGGTCTGGGATGCCCGGCTGACCAGCGTGCTGATCCTGTTCTTCCTGTACCTGGGCTACATGGCCCTGGTGAACGCCTTCGACGACCCGACGCGCGGCTCCAAGGCCGGCGCCATCCTGCTGCTGGTCGGCGTGGTCAACGTGCCGATCATCAAGTTCTCGGTAGACTGGTGGAACACCCTGCACCAGCCGGCCAGCGTGGTGAAGATGGGCGGCCCGAGCATCGATCCCAGCATGCTGTGGCCCCTGCTGATCATGGGCCTCGCCTTCACGACCTATTTCATCACCGTCGTCCTGCTGCGCGTCCGAAGCGAGATCGCCGCCCGCAAGATCCAGATGCTCCGCCTGACCCAGGCGCAGGGGTAGGAATTTTGGCCGCAGATGCACGCAGATAAACCCAGATAGCCTCCGGCTGCCGACGCTCCGGTCGGATGCCGACGATCATCCGTCGATCCCATCTGAGTTTATCTGCGTGCATCTGTGGCCAAAATCGTTCAGCCCCCCGGCACCGGCAAGGTCATGTCGTCCTTGACCGTCTCCATCACCACGAAGGTGTGCGTCTGCTGCACATGGGGCAGGCGCGAGATCGTGTCGCCCAGCAGCCGGCGGTAGTGCTGGATGTCACGCGTCCGCACCTTGAGCAGATAGTCGAAGTCGCCGGCGATCATGTGGCAGGACTGGATCTCCGGCACCCGGCGGACCGCCTCGTTGAAGCGCTCCAGCTCGTCCGCGGTCGTCCCGCGCAGCACCACCTGGACCAGCACCACGTGGTCCGCCTCCAGCGCCACCGGGTCCAGCTCGGCGCGGTAGCGCCGGATCACGCCGGCCGCCTCCAGCCGCCTCAGCCGCTCCGAGCAGGGCGTCTTGGTCAGGTTGACCTTGCCGGCAAGTTCCACGACCGAAATCCGGCCGTTCTGCTGAAGCTCGCGCAGGATCGCGCGATCGATCCGGTCCATCGCCCCTCCCAGGCCGTTTCGCCTGCCAATTCCCCATCCACAGGCATTATGGCTGAAATTCCGCCAAAGTCGGAGCCTATGCCTACTGCCGTTCTGGAATAATCCAGGTCATCGAGTTTTGACCCGAGGGGGAGTGCCGGAGCGATGGACCAGGCGGTGCTGCGCGAAGAAATCAACAGGGCCTATTTCGCCGACGAAGCCCTCACCGTCCATCAACGCAGGGAGGCGATCCGGCTGGACCACGCCGCCCGGCGCAGGATTACCGACCGGGCCGAAGCGATCGTCCGCCGGCTGCGCACCGACCCGACGCCCAACCTGATGGAGACCTTCCTCGCCGAGTACGGCCTGTCCACGGACGAGGGGGTGGCGCTCATGTGCCTGGCCGAGGCCTATCTCCGGGTGCCCGACGCGCCGACCCTGGACGCGCTGATCCGCGACAAGATCGGCGGCGCCGACTGGTCCAAGCATGCCGGCGAGACCGACAGCCTGCTGGTCAGCGCCTCGACCTGGGCGCTGATGCTGACCGGCAGGATCTTCCGCAACGACTCCCCCGCCGGCCCGCAGGTCGCGGGCACCCTGCGCCGCCTGGTCCAGCGGGTGGGCGAGCCGGTGGTCCGCTCCGCGGTCGCCCAGGCGATGAAGGTGATGGGCCAGCAGTTCGTGCTCGGCCGGACCATCGAGGAGGCGATCCGGCGCGGCGAGTCGCGGCGCGCCAAGGGATACCGCTTCTCCTACGACATGCTGGGCGAGGCGGCGCGGACCGGCCCGGACGCCAAGCGCTACTGGGACAGCTACGCCGCCGCGATCGACGCCATCGCGCGCCATGCCGACGCCAGGGCGCCCGTCCACGACAATCCCGGCATCTCGGTCAAGCTGTCGGCGCTCCACCCGCGCTACGAGGCCACCCAGCGCGACCGGGTGCTGGCGGAGCTGGTGCCGAGCCTGCACGCCCTGGCGGTCAAGGCCAGGGCCGCCAACATCGGCTTCAACATCGACGCGGAGGAGGCGGACCGCCTGTCCCTGTCCCTCGACGTGATCGAACGGGTGCTGGAATCGCCCGACCTTGCGGGCTGGGACGGCTTCGGCGTGGTGGTCCAGGCCTATTCCAAGCAGTGCCTGCCGGTCCTGCGCTGGGTCCGGGCGCTGGCCGACCGGCTCGACCGCAAGCTGGCGGTGCGGCTGGTCAAGGGCGCCTACTGGGATTCGGAGATCAAGAATTCCCAGGTGCTGGGCCTGCCGGGCTATCCGGTCTTCACCCGCAAGACCTCGACCGACGTCTCCTATCTGGCGGGTGCGCGCTTCCTGCTGGACAACCGCGACCGCCTCTATCCCCAGTTCGCCACCCACAACGCCCAGACCGCCGCCGCGGTGCTGGAGATGGCCGGCAACGACGGGGGCGGGTTCGAGTTCCAGCGGCTGCACGGCATGGGCCAGGCGCTGCACGACCGGCTGCTGGAGGAAGCCGGCCGGCCGTGCCGCATCTATGCGCCGGTCGGCGTCCACAAGGACCTGCTGGCCTACCTGGTGCGCCGCCTGCTGGAGAACGGCGCCAACTCCTCCTTCGTCCACCAGCTCCTGGACGAGGACGTGCCGCCGGACGTGCTGGTCCGCGACCCCATCGCCGCGACCGAGTCGGCCGCCTTCATCCCGAACCCGAGGATCCCGCTGCCCCCGGACCTGTTCGACGGCGAGCGGCGCAACTCCGCCGGCTGGAACCTCAACAATCCCGTGATGGAAGCCGAGGTCGAAGCCGGGATGGCGCCGTTCCGCACCGCCCGCTGGACCGCGGCGCCCCTGGTCGGTGGCTCCGCCCTGGACGGGGAGGAGTTTCCGGTGCTGAACCCGGCCGACCGCGCCGACCGGGTCGGCACGGTCCGGCAGGCGGACAAGGAGGCCGCCGGCCGCGCGCTGGAGGTCGCCGCCGCCGCCTTCCCGGCCTGGCGCGACCGGGCGCCGGCCGACCGCGCCGCGATCCTGGACCGCATCGCCGACCTCTACGAGGCCAGCACCTTCGAACTGATGGCGATCCTGACGCGCGAGGCCGGCAAGACCCGCATGGACGGGGTGCTGGAAGTCCGCGAGGCGGTGGATTTCTGCCGCTACTACGCGGCGCAGGCCCGGCGGACGCCGGACGGTTCACGGGGGCAAGGACAGGGACTGGGGCCGTTCGTCTGCATCTCGCCGTGGAACTTCCCGCTGGCGATCTTCACGGGCCAGGTGGTCGCGGCCCTGGTCGCCGGCAACACCGTGATCGCCAAGCCGGCCGAGCAGACGCCCCTGGTCGCCGCCCGGGCCGTGGCGCTGATGATCGAGGCCGGCGTGCCGCCCGAGGTCCTGTCCCTGCTGCCCGGCGACGGCGCCACCGTCGGGGCCGCCCTGACCGCCGACCCTCGGACGGCGGGCGTCTGCTTCACCGGCTCGACCGAGACGGCCATCCTGATCGACCGCGCGCTGGCGACCCACGGATCGGCCCGCGCGCCGCTGATCGCCGAGACCGGCGGCCTGAACGCCATGATCGTGGACAGTACCGCCCTGGTCGAGCACGCGGTCCGCGACATCGTCAACTCGGCCTTCCAGAGCGCCGGCCAGCGCTGCTCGGCGCTCCGCGCCGTGTTCGTCCAGTCCGACATCCGGGACCACCTGCTCGCCATGCTGGAAGGGGCGGCGATGGAGCTGCGGGTCGGGGATCCCTGGAACCCCGCGACCGACGTCGGCCCGGTGATCGACGCGGAGTCGCGGGGCATCATCGAGGAGCATTGCCGAAACTTCGCGAAGGCCGGGCGGGTGCTGTTCCGCCACCCGCTACCCGGCACCGGCGGGGACGGGCTGTTCGTCGCCCCCACGGCGATCGCCCTGGACCGGTTCGACGCGCTGGAGCGGGAGATCTTCGGCCCCGTGCTGCACGTCGTTCCGTTCGAGGCGCACGAGATCGACCGGGTGGTGGATGCCGTCAACGCCCGCGGCTACGGCCTGACGCTGGGCATCCATTCCCGCCTGGACGACCGGGTCGAGGAGATCTGCCGGCGCGCCCGGGTCGGCAACATCTATGTCAACCGCAACCAGATCGGCGCGGTGGTCGGCGTCCAGCCGTTCGGCGGCGAGGGCCTGTCCGGCACCGGGCCGAAAGCCGGCGGCCCGCACTATCTCGCCCGCTTCACCCGTCCCGTCCCGGCGTCCCTGCCGGCGGCGGCCGGCTTCGTGCCGCCGGCCGGCCCGGGCGAGGGGGCAGGCGATGCCGCCGCTTTCGCCACGGCCGCCCGGCTGGCCGGGCCGGACTGGGACGCCCGCACCGACCGCGCCGCGGTCCTGGGCCGGGCAGCCGCCCTGCTGCCGGCGGCTTTGCGGCCGACGGCCGAGGCGGCGCTGGCGGCGGCCTCGCCCGCCTTCGCGCCGGCGGAACCCTTGCCCGGCCCGACCGGCGAGAGCAACCACCTGACCCTGCACGGCCGGGGCATCGCCCTCTGCCTGGGCGGGGGTCCGGACCCGGCCGGAGCCCTGGCGGCCCAGGCGTTCCTGGCGTTGGCCGCGGGCAATGCGGCGGCGCTCGCGGGGAGCGGTCCCGCGGCGGGCACCGTCGTCGCGGCCCTGCGCAAGGCCGGCGTTCCCGACGGCGTCGCCGCCGCGGTGACGGTCGCCGACGCCGCCGGAACGCTTCGGAGCTTCCCCGGCCTGGGCGTGGTCGCGTTCGAGGGGACCGACGCGGAAGCCGTCCCGCTGCGCCGGGCGCTGGCGGAGCGGGACGGCCGGCGCGTGCCGCTGGCCTCGCTTGACGACGGCGTCGAGCGGTTCGCGACCGAGCGGGTCGTCAGCATCGACACGACCGCGTCCGGCGGCAACGCCTCGCTGCTGACGCTGGGCGACGGCTGAGCCGGAGACCCTGCCTCAGTCGTACCCCAAGTCCCGGTGGCGGAGTTGACGCCCGCCGCCGACCATGAGGGCACCCAGCGCCGCGACCCCGGCCACCAGGGCGGCGGCGGCGACGGGATGCATGGCGGCCGTGGTATAGTAGCTCCGCTCCCGGACCAGGCTGTGCCGGCCGGCGCGCTCATCGCCGTCATGCCCCGCCGGGCCGTACAGGTTGTCGGTCCGCCGCCGCAACGGTCCGCCGCTCCGCTGCCAGCCCGGGGCCACCGCCTCCATGACCCGGTCGGTCAGGCGCGGTGCCAGGGCCTCCGACAGGGAGATCAGCTTGCCGGCGCTGCCGACGGTCAGCTCCCGCACGGGATGCTCGGCCGCGTGCAGGATGGCTTCGGCGACCATCTCCGGCGCGTAGACCGGAGGTGGGTTCAGCGGCTCCGCGCCGGTCAGGCTCCGGGCGTGCTCCTCCAGCTGGGTATCGACCGCCGCGGGCTTGATCAGCGTGACCGAGACCGGGGCGCCGTCGGCCTCCAGTTCCATGCGCAACGCGTTGGTGAACCCCTTGACCGCGTGCTTGGTCGCGCAATAGGTCGCCTGGAGCGGCACCGCCCGGTCGGACAGCACGCTGCCCACGTTGACCAGCGCGCCGCCCTGGCGGCGCAGGTGCTTGGCCGCGATGCGCGACCCGATCACCGTGCCCCAATAGTTGGTCTCGAACAGCCGCCGCTGGTCCTCCATCGGGGTGTCCTCGACCTTGCCGTAGATCGAGGTGCCGGCATTGTTGACCCAGGTGTCGAAGCCGCCGAACTCGCGGAGCGCCGTCTCGGCCAGCCCCATCATGGCGTCCTCGTCGGCGACGTCGGCCACCGCGAAGATCGCCTGGCCGCCGTCGCGGCGGATGTCGGTCTCGACCTCGCGCAGCGCGTTCTCGTCGCGTGCCGCCAGGATCAGGCGCGCACCGCGCCGGCCGGCCATCCGCGCCGTCGCGAGCCCGATGCCGCTGCTGGCGCCTGTGATCACGATGACCTGGTCTTCCACGGGTTTCAGTCGTACGCGCATGGGAAACCTTTCAAGGATTCGAAAAACATCGGCCACCAACAGCGCGGAGGGGTCCGGGGTTCCCTACCGGGCTTTCCATAAGGAAGATCCCGGGGCAGGGGGCGCGGCATAATAACCCTTCGATCATTGGTACTATTATCCGGCCCTTCCGCCCGGGCCTATAGTGCGCGGGCCAGGGTTGCGGTGGGGTGCCGGAATGGGGCCGGCCGCGGCAGCCCTGTTGAACAGAGGCAAACACCATGAGACTGCTGGCCCGAAAACTGCCGGTAATGATGCTGGCCCTCGCAGGCGCCCTCGCCGCAGGCCAGGCATCGGCGCAGACCAAGTCCATCCCGGACAGCCATCCGTTCCGCCAATGCGCCGGCTGCCACTCGCTGGACACCTCCGCCAACGCCTTCGGCCCGACGCTGATCGGCGTCTATGGCCGCCAGGCGGGGGCGGTGCCGCGCTTCGCCTATTCCGAGGCGGTGCAGAAGTCCGGCGTGGTCTGGAACGACGAGACGCTCCGCAAATGGATCGCGGGCAACGACACCTTCATTCCCGGGACGCGCATGCGCCACGTCGCCATCACCGACAAGGCGCAGCAGGACGAGCTGATCGAGTTCCTGAAGGCCCTGAAGTGACCTCCCGGCGGGACGGGCGGCCCGGCGGTCCGCCCTGTCCCGCCGCGCTCAGCGATCGTGCTCCAGCGCGATGCCGTCCATGTGGTGGGCCAGTTCCACGTCGCGCTCGGACAGGCCCTCCACCTCGTGGGTGGCCAGGATCACCTCGACCCGGTTGTAGACGTTGAACCATTCCGGGTGGTGGTCCATCTTCTCCGCCTTGAGGGCGACCCGGGTCATGAAGCCCCACGCGGTCGCGAAGTCGGGGAAATGATAGGTCTTGCGGATCGCGTCGCGATCCTCCACCTCCGACCAGCCGTGAAGCTCCGCGAGTGCCGATTGACGCCTGGCACCGACCAGTTTCTCGACCATATTGAGCCTCCCTCTTTATCGTGTCATCTCCAGCGGTCGATCAGGAGAATGCGCCCCCATGACCAAGCAAATCAATGCCTCGCCGATCAACGCGCCGACCATCGCCGACATCGAGGAACTGGCCGACCAGGCTCTCCGGACCATCCCGCCCGAACTGCTGCGCTTCGTCGGCAACGTGGTGATCCATGTGGAGGACTTCCCCGACGAGGAGACCGAGCGGGAGATGGAGCTGGACTCGCCGTTCGACCTGCTCGGCCTCTACCGGGGCGTCGACCTGGCGCACAAGAGCGTCACCGCCACGCCCAGCGACCTGGACATGATCTATCTCTACCGCCGCCCGCTGCTGGACTACTGGTGCGAGACCGGCGAGGATCTGGCCCACTTGGTCCGCCATGTCCTGATCCACGAGATCGGCCACCATTTCGGCTTCTCCGACGACGACATGGACGCGATCGAGGCGAGCGTACCGGACTGAACGGCGCCACCCGATGGATTTCGCGCTTTTCTTCGAACTTCACCACGACCTGCCGCGCCAGGCGCCCGGATCGGACGCGCTGACCGCGCAGGCGCTGGGCATCGCCGCCGCCACGGGTCTCCTGCCGCATGCACCTGCCATCCTGGATGCCGGTTGCGGCCCCGGCCGGTCCGCGCTTCTGCTGGCGCGGGAGACCGGCGGGCGGGTCGCGGCGATCGACCTGCACCGGCCCTTCCTGGACGAACTGGCCGCCCGGGCCGCCTCGGAAGGGCTGGCGGACCGGATCCAGCCGCTGGCGGCCGACATGGCGGCACCGCCGTTCCCGCCGGGATCGTTCGACCTGATCTGGTCCGAGGGGGCGATCTACTCGATCGGGTTCGGCGCCGGCCTGCGGGTCTGGCGCCCGCTGCTGAAGCCCGCCGGGCTGGTGGTGGTCACCGAATGCGCCTGGCTGACCGACTCCCCTCCGGCCGAGGCGCTGGAGTTCTGGACCGAGGCCTATCCCGCCATGACCACCGTCGAGGGCAACCGGCGGCTCGCGGAGGAGGCCGGCTATCGGGTGATCGACGCCTTCACGCTGCCGCGCGAGGCCTGGTGGAACGAATACTACGCGCCGCTGGAGGCGCGCATCGCGGCGTTCCGCCGGCGCCACGCGGAGGACGGCGCCTGGGCGGAGGTGCTGGACGGATCGCAGCGGGAAATCGACCTCCACCGCCACCACGGCGACAGCTACGGCTACGTCTTCCTGATCCTGGCCCGATCCTAGAGCGTTACCCGACCCGGCCCGCCTTGTTCGAAGCCGGCATGGAATGAAGAAAATCGGCCACGGATGACGGCGATATCCTCAGATGATCCGGTCCGTATCTTTGTCCATCGCCGTAATCTGTGGCAAAAACCTGAATCACGCTTGCCTCGCCCCCGCCGGGGTCCCGCCTCAGCGCTCCGACAGGCTCACCGCGTCGGTCGTCAGCGGCCCGTCGGCGGCGCGTTCGGGCGAGCTGATGGCGACCTCCATCTCGTCCGGCTTGGCCTTGCCGAAGAAGGACGAGAACGACACCTCGGCGGCGTCGCGGCCGACTCCGATCCGGATCAGCCCGTCCAGCGCCGCCTTGCGGGTCGCGTCGAACAGGTACCAGCGCCCGCCCAGGAAGGCCTCGAAGGTCGCGTGGAAGTCGGGAGGGTCGAGCCGGAAGGCATAGGCGCTGACATAGCGCGCCGGAATGTCCATCGCCCGGCACAGGGTGATCCCGAGATGGGCGAAGTCGCGGCAGACGCCGGCATGGTCGATGATCGTATCGACCGCCGAGGTCGTCCCGTGGGAGCTGCCCGGCAGGTATTCCAGGTTGTCGTGGATCCAGTTGCAGATCGCCGTCACCCGCTGGTGGCCGGGAGCGAACCCGCCGAACTGGCGGAAGGCGAAGGCGCGCAGCCGGTCGGACTGGCAGAAGCGCGACGGGTTCAGGTGCGGCAGCACGTCGAGCGGCAGGTCGATCGGCGCCACCTGGCCGACCCCGGCGGGGTCCTCCACCAGCGGGTCCAGGTCCACCTCGGCCCGGTATCGGACCATCAGCTTGCCGGGAGGGGCGACGACCTTGAAGAAGCGGTTGCCCGACTCGCCCATGGTGAAGCGGTCGACCTCGCGCCCGCCGTCCAGGTCCAGGTGCTCGTCCAGGATCACCTGGCGATCGAACTGGGCGGGCTGAAGGTTGAAAAAACAGACCGTTTCTTCCTCGACGTCGTAACCCAGCTTGCAGCTTACCGAATATTTCATGACGGCCTCCACGACGCGCACCGGTTGGAACGGCGTCACAACGCCGGACGGGCGGCGCTGTTCCCAGCGGAAGCGGCCTTAACCCCTATCCGCCCTAAAGACCGCCCAGCATGAGCTGTTTGTCGTCCTGCTTGAGCCTGGGGGCCGGCTTCTCCGGAGCCTTGGCATCGGCCCGCCGGACGGCCCGCGTCGCCTCCGCCAGCTTGGAGCCGGCATCGGCGGCATCCTTCTTCCCGGAAGCCGCCTTCCGCGCGCGGGCCGGCTTCTCCGCCTTCACCGGCCTGGCCGCCTTGCCGACGCCGCGGGCCGCCCGGTCCAGCGCCGCGTCGCGGTCCTGCGCCTCGGGTGACTGGGGATCGCCGCTCAGCCATTTGCCGCGCTTGATCACCTCGTTGACGCGGCCCTGGTTGACCCCGACCTTGAAGGCGATCTCCTGCTGCGTCATCTTGGTCCTCTCATGAAGATCCAGGATCTCGCGCGCCAGTTCGGGCGTCATCTTGCGGCCCGTTACTCGCCGGGCCGGCGCCACGGACCGTTTCGCACGGTCGCGGTCCTTCAGTTTTTCCAGGATGGCGAGGGCGGAGTCCATCCCCTGCTCGCGCAATGCTTCCTCGAATTCCTTGAGTGTCGTCATGCCAGGCACACTCCCGAGTCATCGGCGCCGAATTCGTAATCGAATTCACCGGGACCGACCGCGCGACCGGTCTCTTCCCGACACGAATATTAAGTGTCTTCGACGCATATCAACAAGGGGGAATCGGAACAGTTGCGGAACGCCGGCGATCACTGCGCCGTCATGCCGCGACCGGAAGCTCGACCGTCACCGTCGTGCCCTGGCCGGGGGCGCTGTCGATCCGCAGCCTGCCGCCCTGCAAGCCGACCAGGGCGTCCACGATGGGCAGTCCCAGCCCGGTGCCCTGCCCGGCATTGGCGTAGATGTTGAACGACTGCTCGAAAGGCTTGAGCAGCCTGGGAATCTCGCTCGGGTCCATGCCGATCCCGCTGTCGGTCACGATGAACCCGACGCGTCCGGGGTCCAGCCCGACGATCCGCAGGCTGATCATGCCGCCGGGGCCGGTGAACTTGACCGCGTTGGACAGCAGGTTCAGCAGGATCTGGCGCAGCGCCTGGGCGTCGGCCATGCACCGGGGCGCGGGCTGCGGATCGTGGGCGATCGTGATCCGCTTGGCCAGGGCCGCGTGGCTGATGACCCGCAGCATCTCGTCCGCGATCGGCAGCGGATCGACCGGCGCCACCGCCACCTCCAGCTTGCCCGCCGACGCCTTGGAGATGTCGAGGATCGAGTTGATCAGCCCGAGCAGGTGCGTGCCGGAGGAATGGATGTCCCCGGCATATTCCAGGTAGCGCGGGTGCCCCAGCGGCCCGAAGATCTGGTTGCGCTGCAATTCGCTGAAGCCGAGGATCGCGTTGAGCGGCGTGCGCAGTTCGTGGCTCATCATGGCGAGGAACTGCTCCTTGGCCCTGCTGGCGTCCTCCGACCGGTGAAGCGCCTCCTCCAGCTGCCGGCCGCGCTGGACCAGGTCGCGGTTCAGCCGCTGGACCGCCATCATCAGCAGGCAGAAGACCAGCAGGATGCTGCTCAGGATCGACACCAGGAAATGCACGGCGTGCGCCGGATAGCGGCCTATGTGGTCGGGCACCGGCGGCTCGACCAGGGTCGAGGCCG is a genomic window containing:
- a CDS encoding 4a-hydroxytetrahydrobiopterin dehydratase, with protein sequence MVEKLVGARRQSALAELHGWSEVEDRDAIRKTYHFPDFATAWGFMTRVALKAEKMDHHPEWFNVYNRVEVILATHEVEGLSERDVELAHHMDGIALEHDR
- a CDS encoding metallopeptidase family protein; translated protein: MTKQINASPINAPTIADIEELADQALRTIPPELLRFVGNVVIHVEDFPDEETEREMELDSPFDLLGLYRGVDLAHKSVTATPSDLDMIYLYRRPLLDYWCETGEDLAHLVRHVLIHEIGHHFGFSDDDMDAIEASVPD
- a CDS encoding SDR family oxidoreductase yields the protein MRVRLKPVEDQVIVITGASSGIGLATARMAGRRGARLILAARDENALREVETDIRRDGGQAIFAVADVADEDAMMGLAETALREFGGFDTWVNNAGTSIYGKVEDTPMEDQRRLFETNYWGTVIGSRIAAKHLRRQGGALVNVGSVLSDRAVPLQATYCATKHAVKGFTNALRMELEADGAPVSVTLIKPAAVDTQLEEHARSLTGAEPLNPPPVYAPEMVAEAILHAAEHPVRELTVGSAGKLISLSEALAPRLTDRVMEAVAPGWQRSGGPLRRRTDNLYGPAGHDGDERAGRHSLVRERSYYTTAAMHPVAAAALVAGVAALGALMVGGGRQLRHRDLGYD
- the putA gene encoding bifunctional proline dehydrogenase/L-glutamate gamma-semialdehyde dehydrogenase PutA; protein product: MDQAVLREEINRAYFADEALTVHQRREAIRLDHAARRRITDRAEAIVRRLRTDPTPNLMETFLAEYGLSTDEGVALMCLAEAYLRVPDAPTLDALIRDKIGGADWSKHAGETDSLLVSASTWALMLTGRIFRNDSPAGPQVAGTLRRLVQRVGEPVVRSAVAQAMKVMGQQFVLGRTIEEAIRRGESRRAKGYRFSYDMLGEAARTGPDAKRYWDSYAAAIDAIARHADARAPVHDNPGISVKLSALHPRYEATQRDRVLAELVPSLHALAVKARAANIGFNIDAEEADRLSLSLDVIERVLESPDLAGWDGFGVVVQAYSKQCLPVLRWVRALADRLDRKLAVRLVKGAYWDSEIKNSQVLGLPGYPVFTRKTSTDVSYLAGARFLLDNRDRLYPQFATHNAQTAAAVLEMAGNDGGGFEFQRLHGMGQALHDRLLEEAGRPCRIYAPVGVHKDLLAYLVRRLLENGANSSFVHQLLDEDVPPDVLVRDPIAATESAAFIPNPRIPLPPDLFDGERRNSAGWNLNNPVMEAEVEAGMAPFRTARWTAAPLVGGSALDGEEFPVLNPADRADRVGTVRQADKEAAGRALEVAAAAFPAWRDRAPADRAAILDRIADLYEASTFELMAILTREAGKTRMDGVLEVREAVDFCRYYAAQARRTPDGSRGQGQGLGPFVCISPWNFPLAIFTGQVVAALVAGNTVIAKPAEQTPLVAARAVALMIEAGVPPEVLSLLPGDGATVGAALTADPRTAGVCFTGSTETAILIDRALATHGSARAPLIAETGGLNAMIVDSTALVEHAVRDIVNSAFQSAGQRCSALRAVFVQSDIRDHLLAMLEGAAMELRVGDPWNPATDVGPVIDAESRGIIEEHCRNFAKAGRVLFRHPLPGTGGDGLFVAPTAIALDRFDALEREIFGPVLHVVPFEAHEIDRVVDAVNARGYGLTLGIHSRLDDRVEEICRRARVGNIYVNRNQIGAVVGVQPFGGEGLSGTGPKAGGPHYLARFTRPVPASLPAAAGFVPPAGPGEGAGDAAAFATAARLAGPDWDARTDRAAVLGRAAALLPAALRPTAEAALAAASPAFAPAEPLPGPTGESNHLTLHGRGIALCLGGGPDPAGALAAQAFLALAAGNAAALAGSGPAAGTVVAALRKAGVPDGVAAAVTVADAAGTLRSFPGLGVVAFEGTDAEAVPLRRALAERDGRRVPLASLDDGVERFATERVVSIDTTASGGNASLLTLGDG
- a CDS encoding c-type cytochrome, coding for MRLLARKLPVMMLALAGALAAGQASAQTKSIPDSHPFRQCAGCHSLDTSANAFGPTLIGVYGRQAGAVPRFAYSEAVQKSGVVWNDETLRKWIAGNDTFIPGTRMRHVAITDKAQQDELIEFLKALK